One part of the Thermodesulfovibrio sp. 3462-1 genome encodes these proteins:
- the rplT gene encoding 50S ribosomal protein L20, translating to MPRAKGGFKTRRYHKKILSMAKGYYSARHRSYKVAAKAVEKALEHAYKDRRLKKRDFRALWITRINAAARMFGLTYSQFINGLKKANISLNRKALAQIAYNDINAFGALVEKVKPFVKAA from the coding sequence ATGCCAAGAGCAAAAGGTGGATTTAAAACAAGAAGGTATCATAAGAAAATTCTTTCAATGGCTAAAGGCTACTACAGTGCCAGACATCGTTCATATAAAGTGGCTGCCAAAGCAGTAGAAAAGGCATTAGAGCACGCATATAAAGACAGGAGACTTAAAAAAAGAGACTTCAGAGCACTCTGGATTACAAGAATAAATGCTGCAGCGAGAATGTTTGGATTAACTTACAGTCAATTCATCAATGGATTGAAAAAAGCTAATATTTCACTTAACAGAAAAGCTCTTGCTCAGATTGCTTACAATGATATAAATGCCTTTGGAGCATTAGTTGAAAAAGTAAAACCTTTTGTAAAAGCAGCATAA
- the rplQ gene encoding 50S ribosomal protein L17 — protein sequence MRHRVDGRHFGRTANQRKALLRGLLASLIKYERIETTVAKAKAVKELADRLVTFGKKGDLHSRRLALSYLPDKELIRKLFTEIAPRFRDRNGGYVRVVRTGFRIKDSAPMAILEFVDYKKPEKQEKKSE from the coding sequence ATGAGGCATAGAGTTGATGGAAGACATTTTGGAAGAACTGCCAATCAGCGGAAGGCTCTTTTAAGGGGATTGTTAGCCTCTCTTATTAAGTATGAAAGAATTGAAACCACTGTAGCAAAAGCAAAAGCTGTTAAAGAGCTTGCTGATAGACTTGTTACCTTTGGGAAAAAGGGAGATCTGCACTCAAGAAGGCTTGCACTTAGTTATTTACCAGATAAAGAGTTAATAAGAAAGCTTTTTACAGAAATTGCTCCTCGTTTTCGAGACCGAAACGGTGGATATGTAAGAGTTGTAAGAACAGGATTTAGAATAAAAGACAGCGCGCCAATGGCTATTCTGGAATTTGTAGATTATAAGAAACCTGAAAAGCAAGAGAAAAAATCAGAATAG